A DNA window from Falco peregrinus isolate bFalPer1 chromosome 8, bFalPer1.pri, whole genome shotgun sequence contains the following coding sequences:
- the LOC129785026 gene encoding UDP-glucuronosyltransferase 1A1-like, which yields MLVAMLLLFCCCLGPAAAGKLLVVPMDGSHWLSMKELLVELSKRGHEIVVIAPDSKILIDSSVIYELKTYPVPFKKEEMEELMRSFSASCFSEEPFLIRFLNTWDHFRKSSAMFQASCSSLLYNKEMMKYIEEGKFDAIFTDPLSLCGQIIALYFSIPTVFFLRGIPCAIDIHAAQSPDPPSYVPRMFSLNTDHMTFSQRVQNFLISISESFTCSMIFSPFESLASDFLKKPMTITQLLSHGSIWLKRLDFVFEYPLPVMPNMIFIGGINCGQKKPLSQVSDWLGKA from the coding sequence ATGCTGGTGGCaatgctgcttctcttctgctgctgcttgggccctgctgcagctgggaaactgCTGGTGGTCCCAATGGATGGCAGCCACTGGCTCAGTATGAAGGAATTGCTGGTCGAGCTGAGCAAGAGAGGGCATGAAATAGTTGTTATTGCACCAGACAGCAAAATACTGATAGATTCCTCGGTAATATATGAATTGAAAACGTATCCTGTACCTTtcaaaaaggaagagatggaAGAACTTATGCGCTCATTTAGTGCAAGCTGTTTCAGTGAAGAGCCTTTTCTGATCAGATTTTTGAATACTTGGGATCATTTCCGAAAGAGCTCTGCCATGTTTCAAGCTTCCTGCAGTTCCTTACTGTACAACAAAGAGATGATGAAATACATTGAAGAAGGTAAATTCGATGCCATCTTTACAGATCCTTTATCACTCTGTGGACAGATAATTGCTTTGTACTTTTCTATCcctactgttttcttcttgcgGGGCATCCCATGTGCTATAGACATTCACGCTGCTCAGAGTCCGGACCCACCATCCTATGTCCCACGAATGTTCTCACTCAATACAGACCATATGACGTTCTCTCAGAGAGTGCAGAACTTCCTGATTAGCATTTCAGAGTCTTTCACCTGCAGTATGATCTTTTCACCATTTGAAAGCTTGGCCTCGGACTTTCTCAAAAAGCCAATGACAATTACACAGCTTCTAAGTCATGGATCCATTTGGCTGAAGAGACTTGACTTTGTTTTTGAATATCCCCTGCCTGTAATGCCCAATATGATTTTCATTGGAGGCATAAACTGTGGGCAGAAGAAACCATTATCTCAGGTCAGTGACTGGCTGGGAAAGGCATAA
- the LOC101913401 gene encoding UDP-glucuronosyltransferase 1A1-like, with the protein MAHVSKYSYLVSAGVLVFLSLFCLASGGKLLVVPMDGSHWLSMRSLLVALSQKEHKIVAVAPEVNLNVKTSEYYTLKTYPVPLTREELEARMNSFANDLFERRPFLQRIAALYEKVQVISDLYVSSCSSLLHNKDLMQYLEESKFDAVLTDPVVPCGQILALHLSIPSVFFLRGLPCSFDLQATQCPDPPSYVPRTFTDNSDHMTFIQRVENLFLKSSESFLCNFAYLPFELLASDVLHRPVTMKELLSHGSIWLKRMDFVFEYPMPVMPNIVFIGGINCGNKKPLSQVSDFLDKIY; encoded by the coding sequence ATGGCTCATGTAAGTAAATACAGTTACTTAGTTTCTGCaggggttttggttttcctgtctctgttttgcttggccagtggtggaaagctgttggtggtgccaaTGGATGGGAGTCACTGGCTCAGCATGCGCTCACTACTCGTGGCCCTCAGCCAGAAAGAGCACAAAATTGTCGCTGTGGCACCAGAAGTAAACTTGAATGTGAAGACATCTGAATATTACACCCTCAAAACATATCCAGTGCCTTTAACCAGGGAAGAACTAGAAGCACGCATGAATTCATTTGCAAATGATCTTTTTGAGAGAAGACCTTTTCTTCAAAGAATTGCTGCGCTTTATGAAAAAGTTCAAGTCATCTCTGATCTCTATGTGTCCTCTTGTAGCAGTTTACTGCATAACAAGGATCTGATGCAGTATCTTGAAGAGAGTAAATTTGATGCTGTTCTTACGGATCCTGTTGTGCCATGTGGACAGATACTGGCTCTGCATCTGTCTAtcccatctgttttctttttgcgAGGACTCCCTTGCAGTTTTGATTTGCAGGCTACTCAGTGTCCAGACCCTCCTTCTTACGTCCCAAGAACATTTACAGACAACTCAGACCACATGACATTTATCCAGCGTGTGGAAAACTTATTTCTCAAGTCATCAGAATCCTTTCTTTGCAATTTTGCCTATTTGCCATTTGAACTTCTGGCCTCAGATGTTCTTCACAGACCAGTAACAATGAAGGAGCTCTTAAGCCATGGATCAATTTGGCTTAaaagaatggattttgtttttgaGTATCCCATGCCAGTGATGCCCAACATAGTTTTTATTGGAGGAATaaactgtggaaataaaaagcCATTATCTCAGGTCAGTGATTTCCTTGATAAAATATACTAA